A genomic window from Thioalkalivibrio sp. ALJ12 includes:
- a CDS encoding MFS transporter yields MPLIRRHPVDAPAPRREIFGWAMFDFANQAYTLLIITVIFGDLFTRIIVGDGPDYRLGNLLWSLALAISYGMVVIAAPFAGAIMDATASRKRFLMASWMLTVIATAMLYFVEPGLVVFGMALIIASNFGYAIGESFIASFLPSLGPPEKLGWISGLGWGMGYVGGLIATAFALGLLGDVSEENFERIRWVGPFAAAFFLISAIPTFLFLKERGTRRRMRRRLQLGLGWRRVREALVTLGQRRELRALYVSIFFMMAGIYIIISFTFIYGSQVIQWEESVRIAMFVITQVTAIIGAIGFGFLMDRVGPVRIYRITLVLWALAVLAIFGTSAIAQWLSALLGQPVEAQMVFLGVGIIAGLCLGAAQSAGRALVGMMVPVREAGRWFGFWALSARAAAIFGLVGIGLLQAWLGLANAILFCLFLFVAALLASIPLHLARRNREPDTA; encoded by the coding sequence ATGCCGCTGATCCGGCGTCACCCCGTCGATGCCCCCGCCCCGCGCCGCGAGATCTTTGGCTGGGCGATGTTCGACTTCGCCAACCAGGCCTACACGCTGCTGATCATCACGGTGATCTTCGGCGATCTGTTCACCCGCATCATCGTCGGTGACGGGCCGGACTACCGGCTGGGCAATCTGCTGTGGAGCCTGGCCCTGGCGATCAGCTACGGGATGGTGGTGATCGCTGCCCCGTTCGCCGGTGCGATCATGGATGCCACGGCCTCGCGCAAGCGCTTCCTGATGGCCTCCTGGATGCTGACCGTGATCGCCACGGCGATGCTCTACTTCGTCGAGCCGGGGCTGGTGGTCTTCGGCATGGCGCTGATTATCGCCTCCAACTTTGGCTACGCGATTGGAGAGTCCTTTATCGCCAGCTTCCTGCCCAGTCTCGGGCCGCCGGAGAAGCTTGGCTGGATCTCCGGGCTCGGCTGGGGCATGGGCTATGTCGGCGGGCTGATTGCCACCGCCTTTGCCCTGGGCCTGCTGGGTGACGTCAGCGAGGAGAACTTCGAGCGCATCCGCTGGGTGGGACCGTTCGCCGCGGCCTTCTTCCTGATCTCCGCGATCCCGACCTTCCTGTTCCTGAAAGAGCGTGGTACGCGTCGGCGCATGCGCCGACGGCTGCAACTGGGGCTTGGCTGGCGCCGCGTGCGCGAGGCGCTGGTGACCCTGGGCCAGCGCCGCGAGCTGCGCGCGCTGTATGTGTCCATCTTCTTCATGATGGCCGGGATTTACATCATCATCTCCTTCACCTTCATCTACGGCTCGCAGGTGATCCAGTGGGAGGAGTCGGTGCGCATCGCGATGTTCGTGATCACCCAGGTCACGGCGATCATTGGGGCGATCGGGTTTGGCTTCCTGATGGACCGCGTCGGACCGGTGCGTATCTACCGCATCACCCTCGTGCTGTGGGCGCTGGCGGTGCTGGCGATCTTCGGCACCTCGGCCATTGCACAGTGGCTGAGCGCGTTGCTGGGCCAGCCGGTCGAGGCGCAGATGGTGTTTCTCGGGGTCGGGATTATTGCCGGGCTGTGTCTTGGGGCTGCACAGTCGGCCGGGCGCGCTCTGGTGGGCATGATGGTGCCGGTACGCGAGGCGGGGCGCTGGTTTGGCTTCTGGGCGCTGTCGGCGCGGGCGGCCGCGATCTTTGGCCTGGTCGGGATTGGCCTGTTGCAGGCCTGGCTGGGGCTGGCCAATGCGATCCTGTTCTGTCTGTTCTTGTTCGTGGCCGCGCTGCTGGCCTCGATT